A region from the Actinoplanes sp. OR16 genome encodes:
- the murJ gene encoding murein biosynthesis integral membrane protein MurJ yields the protein MAVATLASRVAGFLRILVLAAALGLGTRLLDTYNVANTLPNAVYELVVGGTMASIVVPLLTRAALDEPDGGVLYAQRLLSLIVYVLGAVAVVAVVAAPLLIDLYAPGFTAEQRELAILFSRYFLPQMLFYGISATAGAILNVRGRFGAPAWAPLVNSVIVIGVGVAYLLVGGSTSTELGTGHLLLLAVGTTAGVCAQTVLVVWALRRSGFPIRLHLDPRGIAIKRIGRLGIWVLLSVAASTTLTAMATRTASWAGAGGITAYQNASAVYLVPFAVIAVSVMTAILPRLSQYAARGEHQRVTTGLSRAVRTALVIMAPIAAAFVLLGPDIAVVLFDHGNSDASTVRMLGLVLTAFGLTLVPFTSYMILQRGMYALQDTRTSALITVLVAVVGVGGCAVAGWILPERDIVIGIPVAFAVAYAVGLNTTAVVLRRRLGYLDGRRLIRTHARVLLATVTAGLCAAGVLRLIDSGALVSVIAAVLAGGAGYLVAGRLLRLAELRHLLNIALPRVRTW from the coding sequence ATGGCGGTGGCGACTCTTGCGTCGCGGGTCGCCGGGTTCCTGCGGATTCTGGTGCTGGCCGCCGCTCTCGGGCTCGGCACCCGGCTGCTCGACACCTACAACGTGGCGAACACGTTGCCCAACGCGGTGTATGAGCTCGTCGTCGGCGGGACGATGGCGAGCATCGTGGTGCCGCTGCTGACCCGGGCGGCGCTGGACGAGCCGGACGGTGGGGTGCTGTACGCGCAACGGCTGCTGTCGCTGATCGTCTACGTTCTCGGCGCGGTCGCGGTCGTCGCGGTCGTGGCGGCGCCGCTGCTGATCGACCTGTACGCGCCCGGGTTCACCGCCGAGCAGCGTGAGCTGGCGATCCTGTTCAGCAGGTACTTCCTGCCGCAGATGCTGTTCTACGGCATCAGCGCGACGGCCGGCGCGATCCTCAACGTGCGCGGCCGGTTCGGGGCTCCGGCGTGGGCGCCGCTGGTGAACAGCGTCATCGTGATCGGGGTGGGCGTCGCGTATCTGCTGGTCGGCGGCAGCACCAGCACCGAACTGGGCACCGGGCACCTGTTGCTGCTGGCCGTCGGCACGACCGCCGGCGTGTGCGCGCAGACCGTGCTGGTGGTGTGGGCGCTGCGCCGCAGCGGGTTCCCGATCCGGCTGCACCTGGACCCGCGCGGCATCGCGATCAAGCGGATCGGGAGACTCGGGATCTGGGTGCTGCTGTCCGTCGCGGCCTCGACGACGCTGACCGCGATGGCGACCCGGACGGCGTCCTGGGCCGGGGCCGGCGGCATCACCGCCTACCAGAACGCGAGCGCCGTCTACCTGGTGCCGTTCGCGGTCATCGCGGTCTCGGTGATGACGGCGATCCTGCCGCGGCTCAGCCAGTACGCCGCCCGCGGCGAGCATCAGCGGGTCACCACCGGGCTGTCCCGGGCGGTCCGCACCGCGCTGGTGATCATGGCGCCGATCGCGGCCGCCTTCGTGCTGCTCGGACCGGATATCGCCGTCGTCCTCTTCGATCACGGGAACAGCGATGCCTCGACCGTACGAATGCTGGGTCTCGTCCTCACCGCTTTCGGTCTGACCCTCGTCCCCTTCACCAGTTACATGATTCTGCAGCGCGGAATGTATGCGCTTCAGGACACCCGGACCTCCGCGCTCATCACCGTTCTGGTCGCGGTCGTCGGTGTCGGCGGATGCGCCGTGGCCGGATGGATTCTGCCGGAACGCGACATCGTCATCGGTATTCCCGTCGCATTCGCCGTCGCCTATGCGGTCGGTCTCAACACGACTGCCGTGGTGCTGCGCCGGCGATTGGGTTACCTCGACGGGCGTCGCTTGATTCGTACGCACGCCCGAGTCCTTCTGGCGACCGTCACCGCCGGGCTCTGCGCCGCCGGCGTGCTCCGGCTCATCGACTCCGGTGCTCTCGTCTCCGTGATCGCCGCCGTCCTGGCGGGTGGAGCCGGTTATCTGGTGGCGGGACGGCTGCTGCGCCTGGCCGAACTCCGGCACCTGCTGAACATCGCCCTGCCCCGCGTGCGGACGTGGTGA